The genomic interval CCATTCTCCCCGCATCTATTATTTAAGTGCCTAAGCACCTTAGAAAGCtctgcaacattttttttgtaaaaggaATATGTCCCTGCCTGAAAGGCTGCAATCTAAATTTTTAGAGCAtcgcatttcatttttatgtactACATATTGGCAAGCGTTGCCACCCTACTGTCTGGAATACTGACTGTCTGCACTGCTGCTGATGTATGGAATCTGGCATCAGATAGCAAACATTGCCAATTGTGCCTTGTTgcgcttttaaaaaagagatgctAGCCATCAACATTGCAAAAGGAAGCAAggctttttggttttttaaaaagatgaacttGGAAAGCAATGGGGCAGTCAGGATGGAAGTCTGTGGAGATGAGAGGGCGACTGGGCCAAACTTGTTACCAACTGTTTTaactccatttttaaaaccttttctgattttttccccttgcagTGGCAGGGGGAGACACAGGAGTTCTGCCCTGGTGCCAAGGTGGTGCTAGTTGGTTGCAAACTGGATATGCGCACCGATCTAAACACATTACGAGAACTCTCCAAACAGCGCCTTATACCCGTCACACATGAACAGGTGAtttgttgtgttgtattttggaACTGGAATGTACTAGCATTCAAttgatgttgtgttgttgtgtgtcttcaaacaaCAAGTCATTTTGGAGTTgcagtgaccctaagacaactttatgactgggttttcttggcaagatttgttcaaagggggggcTAACATTgccttctgatgctgagagagtgtggcttacctATGGTCACCCAGAGCATTTCCATGGCTTATGAGGGATTTGAAATCtcgtctcccagtgtcctagggCTTGGCTTCAcaatttaaattttcattttattctaatTAATTGTGATCTGGCCACATGCAATTTGGAAGCATTTGAGCATTTGGTAGGACTCCACAGACTTTGCAGAAAAggaatttgcatgtttttgctAGAGTTTCCATGAGGATGTGTATTATCGAACATGTGGTTGGCCATCTACTTCCCATGGATTCACCTGGCTGCACATGTTTGGCAGAGGGAGGGCCAATAGATGTAAATGTGTGCAGAAAAGTGGAGACAACGAAGTGACAATGCAAAtatgtgaaaatccacagcaattcccataatacacttatgtgtagactagatcctaggagtttattacatgtgAGGAAAATTGGGAGTTTAAAAAGGCAATATCCAGCGGTATTTGCACGATCgtggtaaagattttcacacccATTGCAATCAAAGATGACTTATGTTGGGaataatcagcaacaaatcattcatgggaaaatccatGCAAGCACTGCTGGAAAATGCCCATTTAAGCCCTCGATTTCCCCCATATGATAAAAGtccctagtccagtactcaaaccgcTATATTACAGTGGCTCTGCTGCAAAGATATGTAGTAGTGAAATTGACCATAAATGCCTTGTGCATGTAAAACACATTTGTAAGTAATGGGAAATTATTAGTCTTCTATCAAAAGATGTGACAGTCTAGGGATTGTTTGTGAACTATCCCCCACCAGGAGAAAGACAAAAGAATGCTTTCCAGCAAGAAGTAGATGGAAGGCTGCAAATTGGACTACAGAGGAGATACCTCCAGGCGACGTAAAGAAAAAAGACAACCCCACATATTCAAAGCCAGAGCATAGATGGGCtattttttggaatataattCACAGACCTCCCCAGTTATCATGACCACTGGGTATGTTGTAtgggttcttctggaagctttccaagctctgctcaggGCGGCTAATAATTCTGAAAGAGGAATCTTCCTTGCCAACCCATGTGAAATCATAAGGCTCTTATTTTAAATGAGTTTTATTATAGTAGATCAGTGGTTTGAAATGTGTCCTGTGCCCCACACCCCTATgaaatgttttattaatgtttgCACCTCTACAAAACTAATAATTGCATTTGAAGATTAAGAAGtctaatttataatttttgaaccacaaactgAATGACATACAATACTGCAGGTAAAAAAAGCGTTTAATTTGGTGCATAAAATGCAagtctaaattgagcaattagattctaaatTATTCAGAAGAAAATGAGTGATGATTTGGGACTCGGCATTCAAGGATGCAAGCCACTCTTTTGTTGTATCCCCTAAATTCCACCTCGCACCCTCTGGGGATGCAGACACCCCAAGTGTGGAACCCTTATGTAGGTTATGCTTTCCAATAATTcctttgtattctttttttaaaatacaaagtacTGTCCTGCGATCTACTCTATCATTAAGGGAGCAAGCAGGACCGAAACCTAGATGAACAAAGCCAAGCCTGTACACTCAAAGGCTAATGCCTCAAATGACCAaagattatgtattttatttatatatttcatttatatgccacatttctCACAgaagagactcaaggcagctcacagacagATAGAAGGGACAAAAAGGAAGGACTATGTCTTTCAAGAGCAGCCCTACCACCAGAGAACtagtggcacagtgattaaatgccagtacagcagccaaaaagttgtgagttcgatcctgcagggctccaggttgactcagccttccatccttttgtaggtcggtaaaatgagtatccagcttgttgcgTTCAgttggcttatacattgtaaatcacttaagAGAGCGCTTAGCACTAtaaggcagtatagaaatgtatgtgcTATTGCTACAACTAGGCAGAGTGAGGTGGAGCTGCATGTTAGGGAAGAGGCAGTTCCTGGCCAGCTGTGTTGGTTGGAGGCCAGCGCTGCAAACTCCTTAAACCAGCCTGCCAACCTCAAGGGAAAGGGAGGGTCATAtcccatctccagttttcagagAAGATATTCTTGCTAGTCCATTTGGCTTATTTAGGTGGAATAGATGGAGATGAagcaccattttatttttcacctcaagcaacaaaatgttttgagcCAGCCTTGCCATCATGCTCTCCTTGTGCCAAATGTAAGTGTTGGGCCTTGAAGGGTGCCAGTTGAATGCTAGAACACTCCAGTTCCTCATGGAAACTCTTCatgttttgtgtgggtttttttttccattgtggCATCTGCTAATGTGTTTTTCTCATCTCTTCCAGTTTCTCTCACCCCCATCCCCCTCCTGCCTCACTTTTTTGGGGAAAATCTTATATCCACCTTCTAGGTAAAAACAAAGAGCTAAAATTAACTGCTAGCTGTGATGTTCAAGAAACACATGGAGTAAAAGTGTCTGGGAGAGATGGTGGGTGGAGAATGTCTCACAGCAAGGAAGAAGATGTCTCTCTGCGTAGGAAATGCTGTGAGATTTGTGCAAGTATTTTAGAGGACTCTGGGGGAGGGTCCTTTGTGAGAAGTAGGAGATGAGAAAAAATGggtagagaaaaagaaaggaagaaagccaGTGACTACAAGGCAATAATGGAACTAACATGTTGATGCCTTTTCCCCCCTCAGGGCAGTATGCTGGCTCGGCAGTTGGGCGCGGTGGCCTACGTGGAGTGTTCTTCCAAGGCGTCCGAGAACAGCGTGCGGGACGTTTTTCATGTGACCACCCTGGCCTCTGTCAACCGTGTTCACAAACACCTCAAGCGCAGCAACTCAAAGCGAGGGCTGAAGCGGGTGGCACAGATACCCGGGCGGACAGACTTGTTGACTGACTCTGAGATCCGCAAGGACCGGGCCAAGAGCTGCTCAGTGATGTGAGAGAGGAGAAGACCCCGGAGGGACTGAAGTATAATGTTGCCTGTCTTGTTCATATCTCTTTGTACAGTAACTGGCCCCAGAGTGGTCCTGCAGGCCACATTCCTGAAGATGTAGGTCTGAAACAATTAAGCCCTCCCTTGAAATGAGTAGGTTGGATAGGGAGGGATCTGCCTGAAGTTGCTGTGTGTATAGGGAGGACTTCTGAATGGGCTAGTGTTGCACAGGA from Sceloporus undulatus isolate JIND9_A2432 ecotype Alabama chromosome 6, SceUnd_v1.1, whole genome shotgun sequence carries:
- the RND2 gene encoding rho-related GTP-binding protein RhoN, producing the protein MESQVARCKIVVVGDSQCGKTALLHVFAKDTYPENYVPTVFENYTASFEIDKQRIELNMWDTSGSTYYDNVRPLAYPDSDAVLICFDISRPETLDSVLKKWQGETQEFCPGAKVVLVGCKLDMRTDLNTLRELSKQRLIPVTHEQGSMLARQLGAVAYVECSSKASENSVRDVFHVTTLASVNRVHKHLKRSNSKRGLKRVAQIPGRTDLLTDSEIRKDRAKSCSVM